A genomic stretch from Acidobacteriota bacterium includes:
- a CDS encoding tetratricopeptide repeat protein, producing MTVEPIPPLRGKARTVEEEILALGGGLLRDGHVEEALEFLRNMASVFPESPAICACLGEAYLAKGEVEQARAHLHRLRELRTGCAQGGSHDT from the coding sequence ATGACGGTTGAGCCCATACCGCCCCTTCGCGGAAAAGCCCGGACCGTGGAGGAGGAAATCCTGGCCCTGGGCGGCGGCTTGCTCCGGGACGGACACGTGGAGGAGGCACTGGAGTTCCTTCGGAACATGGCGAGCGTCTTTCCCGAGTCGCCGGCCATCTGCGCATGCCTGGGCGAGGCGTACCTCGCCAAGGGCGAGGTGGAACAGGCCCGGGCGCACCTCCATCGCTTGCGCGAACTGCGCACTGGATGCGCTCAAGGAGGGTCGCATGACACGTAG